One stretch of Arthrobacter polaris DNA includes these proteins:
- a CDS encoding universal stress protein gives MAELIIVGVDGNSTSMKAAQVAADLAKALGYTLRVVTAFGEDKTEKVEIGNDEWFLSTADEAERVAQRVAEELKISGVKTEYSSALGKPADVLIEEATKLKAKLIVVGNVRMQGLARVLGSVANAVSHNAPCDVYIVKTDG, from the coding sequence ATGGCTGAACTCATCATTGTTGGCGTCGACGGCAACTCAACCTCTATGAAGGCTGCCCAGGTTGCAGCGGACTTGGCCAAGGCGCTTGGCTACACCTTGCGCGTGGTCACCGCATTTGGTGAGGACAAGACTGAGAAGGTTGAAATCGGCAACGACGAGTGGTTCCTCTCAACCGCCGATGAGGCTGAGCGTGTTGCCCAGCGCGTTGCGGAAGAGCTGAAGATCAGCGGCGTCAAGACCGAATATTCCTCAGCTTTGGGTAAGCCTGCCGACGTTCTGATCGAAGAGGCTACCAAGCTCAAGGCCAAGCTCATTGTTGTTGGTAACGTACGTATGCAGGGCCTAGCCCGCGTCCTTGGCTCGGTTGCCAATGCTGTGTCACACAACGCCCCGTGCGATGTGTACATTGTGAAGACCGACGGCTAA
- a CDS encoding acyl-CoA dehydrogenase family protein yields the protein MSHEATAGSTNVNADKVTAAAAARATATAPKVTAEDARNAAEAARETVWERPSFAKGLYLGNFDVDLIHXHPQSSAQESELGDAFVEKVAAYAKSLDGARVERESXIPDEYLAGLAELGVFGMKIPVEYGGLGLNLTYYGRALAILGSVHPAFGALVSAHQSIGVPEPVKVFGTAEQXQRFLPRCAAGAVTAFLLTEADVGSDPARMGCQAVPSEDGSEYLXDGVKLWTTNGVIAELVVVMAMVPSRGLDAAGRKTGGITAFVVEADSAGITVENRNEFMGLRGIENGVTRFHQVRVPAENRLGREGQGLXIALTTLNTXRLSIPAMAAGAGKWSLKIAREWSNARTQWGLPVGQHEAVGKKLAFMAATTFALEAVFELSAALADAGMKDVRIEAALAKLWSSEFSYKCADELVQIRGXRGYESAASLAARGERAVAAEQLLRDLRINRIFEGSTEIMHLLIAREAVDAHLAAAGDLASTTATLAEXGKAAVXASGFYAKWLPQLVVGKGMDPRSYNDFGPLAKHLRFVERESRKLARQTFYAMGRWQXKLEYKQAFLGRIVDIGAELFAISACCSRAEMLRLKDSNQGRSALKLADAFAWQSRLRVEVLFSELWHNTDDSDKSLSAELLSGNFTWLEEGILDPSEGTGPWIADATAGPSSHENLHRKYR from the coding sequence ATGAGCCACGAGGCAACTGCAGGTAGCACCAACGTCAACGCTGACAAAGTCACGGCCGCTGCCGCTGCGAGAGCTACAGCTACAGCCCCAAAAGTTACCGCCGAGGACGCCAGAAACGCCGCCGAGGCGGCCAGGGAAACTGTATGGGAGCGGCCCAGCTTCGCCAAGGGTTTGTATTTGGGCAACTTTGACGTCGATCTAATTCACNCCCATCCACAGTCCTCGGCCCAAGAGAGCGAACTTGGCGATGCCTTCGTGGAGAAGGTTGCGGCCTACGCCAAGTCCCTCGATGGTGCGAGGGTGGAGCGGGAGTCANAAATTCCTGACGAATACTTGGCCGGCCTAGCCGAGTTGGGCGTGTTTGGCATGAAAATTCCCGTTGAATATGGCGGGCTTGGACTGAACCTGACGTACTACGGGCGTGCACTGGCCATCCTTGGGAGTGTCCACCCGGCCTTCGGAGCCTTGGTTTCAGCCCATCAATCCATTGGTGTGCCGGAACCGGTAAAAGTATTTGGTACAGCTGAGCAANAACAAAGATTTCTTCCGCGCTGTGCCGCTGGAGCCGTCACGGCGTTCCTGTTAACCGAAGCAGATGTGGGCTCGGACCCGGCCCGGATGGGCTGCCAAGCTGTGCCTTCGGAGGACGGTTCGGAATACCTTNTGGACGGCGTCAAACTGTGGACCACCAACGGCGTCATTGCCGAACTGGTGGTGGTGATGGCCATGGTGCCCTCGCGTGGATTGGATGCAGCAGGCCGGAAGACCGGCGGTATCACCGCATTTGTGGTGGAGGCAGATTCTGCTGGCATCACCGTGGAAAACCGCAACGAGTTCATGGGCCTGCGTGGCATTGAAAATGGTGTGACCCGCTTCCACCAGGTGCGGGTGCCTGCGGAGAATCGCTTGGGGCGAGAAGGTCAAGGACTANAAATTGCCCTGACCACGTTGAACACGNGGCGGCTGTCCATCCCTGCCATGGCGGCGGGGGCAGGGAAGTGGTCGTTGAAGATTGCCCGGGAGTGGTCCAACGCCCGCACCCAGTGGGGACTGCCCGTGGGCCAGCACGAGGCCGTGGGCAAGAAACTAGCCTTCATGGCGGCCACAACCTTTGCACTGGAGGCAGTCTTTGAGCTCTCGGCAGCCTTGGCGGACGCGGGCATGAAGGATGTGCGCATTGAAGCGGCATTAGCCAAGCTGTGGTCTTCGGAGTTCTCCTACAAGTGTGCCGATGAGCTGGTGCAGATCCGCGGGNGACGCGGCTATGAGAGTGCAGCCTCGCTGGCCGCCCGTGGTGAGCGCGCCGTTGCCGCCGAACAACTCCTGCGGGATCTGCGCATCAACCGGATCTTTGAAGGGTCCACCGAGATCATGCATCTGCTCATTGCCCGTGAGGCCGTGGACGCGCACTTGGCTGCGGCCGGTGATCTGGCGTCCACCACGGCCACCTTGGCCGAANAGGGCAAGGCAGCCGTGNGGGCCAGCGGATTTTATGCAAAGTGGCTGCCACAACTGGTGGTGGGCAAGGGCATGGACCCACGTTCCTACAACGACTTCGGCCCGCTCGCCAAGCACCTGCGCTTTGTGGAACGCGAGTCCCGCAAACTGGCACGGCAAACGTTTTATGCCATGGGCCGCTGGCAGNGAAAGCTCGAGTACAAACAGGCATTTCTGGGGCGGATCGTAGACATTGGCGCCGAGCTCTTTGCCATATCCGCCTGCTGCTCCCGGGCGGAAATGCTTCGACTCAAAGACTCTAACCAAGGCAGATCGGCACTAAAACTCGCCGATGCTTTCGCTTGGCAGTCACGCCTGCGTGTTGAGGTATTGTTCAGCGAGCTCTGGCACAACACCGACGACTCCGATAAGTCACTCAGTGCGGAATTACTCAGCGGAAACTTCACGTGGCTTGAAGAAGGCATACTGGACCCCTCCGAAGGAACCGGCCCGTGGATCGCCGACGCCACGGCGGGACCGTCCAGCCACGAAAATTTGCATCGCAAATACCGCTGA
- a CDS encoding DUF5956 family protein, whose translation MKHSMWDEVRLKKAKQGWELLPENGWFALMAWTAGPENLSRAGQCDEXRTVRVARVQDGVDSHTVAPFTVQDRCSVDESVNEFLLEAGVPARPSGFDWFLRVPQGWPVELSLADELGSQITRAWENGTHPAMLRPLFERVVKAFTPTPLARAAAKKAKP comes from the coding sequence ATGAAGCACTCAATGTGGGACGAAGTAAGGCTCAAGAAGGCCAAACAGGGATGGGAGTTACTGCCGGAGAACGGCTGGTTTGCACTGATGGCGTGGACGGCCGGGCCGGAGAATCTCAGCCGTGCCGGTCAGTGCGATGAGNGGAGGACGGTGCGCGTTGCGCGCGTCCAGGACGGCGTGGACTCCCACACCGTGGCACCTTTCACAGTGCAGGATCGATGCAGTGTGGACGAGTCCGTGAACGAGTTCCTGCTCGAGGCCGGGGTTCCCGCTAGGCCCTCGGGTTTTGACTGGTTCCTGAGAGTCCCGCAGGGTTGGCCAGTAGAGCTTTCACTGGCTGATGAGCTCGGCTCGCAAATCACCCGGGCTTGGGAAAACGGGACTCATCCGGCGATGCTGCGTCCACTGTTTGAGCGGGTCGTCAAAGCCTTTACGCCAACGCCCCTAGCTAGGGCCGCAGCTAAGAAGGCCAAACCGTAG
- a CDS encoding glycosyl hydrolase, translating into MNYTXSEGWFHSWQDFDVDAVRADFESIAKLGLDHVRIFPLWPLLQPNRSLIRPAGIADVGAVVDAAAEFGLDVSVDGLQXHLSSFDFLPSWVTSWHRRNMYTDPQVVEAEAQLITALATEVTSRPNVLGMTVGNETNQFAVERHPEQQVTSPAQMGEWFATLLATARKAWPTGMHQHSFDDNAWFVDSCPVTPRHAATLGDATTVHSWVFVAVAHLFPQGHPARTLFADYLIQLADAYAEDPARPIWLQEIGAPYPAVPFDGAADFLEQSLLPVLDTPNLWGVTWWCSHDVSRKLVDFPELEYTLGLLDSDRLPKPAGLRLAELIASEKANPTAPIQRTTALSFDXGDEATGVGRSVADPSGALFPAWLELAAAGQKPALVRVSKVNDAGYLTARGITDVQGTSQE; encoded by the coding sequence GTGAATTACACCNCCAGTGAGGGCTGGTTCCACTCGTGGCAGGACTTTGACGTTGATGCCGTGCGGGCCGACTTTGAGTCAATTGCGAAATTGGGGCTTGACCATGTGCGGATCTTCCCGCTGTGGCCGTTGCTGCAGCCGAACCGCTCGCTGATCCGCCCGGCCGGCATTGCCGATGTGGGCGCCGTGGTGGACGCCGCCGCCGAGTTTGGTCTGGATGTTTCCGTGGACGGTCTACAGNGGCACCTTTCAAGCTTTGATTTTCTGCCGTCGTGGGTGACCAGCTGGCACCGGCGCAACATGTACACCGATCCGCAGGTGGTCGAAGCAGAAGCACAGCTCATCACGGCGCTGGCTACCGAGGTGACCTCGCGCCCCAACGTGCTGGGTATGACAGTGGGCAATGAAACCAACCAGTTTGCCGTGGAACGCCACCCTGAACAGCAAGTGACATCGCCGGCTCAAATGGGTGAGTGGTTCGCAACCTTGCTGGCGACTGCCCGGAAGGCCTGGCCCACCGGTATGCACCAGCACAGCTTTGATGACAACGCCTGGTTTGTAGACAGTTGTCCTGTCACACCTCGGCACGCTGCAACACTGGGCGATGCCACCACCGTGCACTCCTGGGTTTTCGTGGCCGTGGCGCACCTGTTTCCACAGGGCCACCCGGCTCGCACGCTCTTCGCCGACTACCTCATCCAGCTGGCCGATGCTTACGCAGAGGACCCGGCGCGGCCCATCTGGCTACAGGAAATAGGCGCTCCCTACCCGGCCGTGCCGTTCGACGGCGCAGCAGACTTCCTCGAACAGAGCCTGCTCCCCGTCCTGGACACACCTAATTTGTGGGGCGTCACATGGTGGTGCTCGCACGATGTCAGCCGGAAACTGGTGGACTTCCCCGAACTGGAATACACCCTGGGCTTACTGGATTCCGACCGTCTCCCCAAGCCTGCCGGGCTGCGGCTGGCCGAGCTGATCGCCTCCGAGAAGGCCAACCCCACGGCTCCGATCCAGCGCACCACAGCACTTTCCTTTGACNCCGGGGATGAAGCCACAGGTGTGGGCCGCTCCGTGGCCGATCCTTCCGGTGCCTTGTTCCCAGCCTGGTTGGAGTTAGCCGCTGCCGGTCAGAAGCCCGCCCTGGTCCGTGTTTCCAAGGTCAACGACGCCGGCTACCTCACCGCCCGCGGCATCACGGACGTTCAGGGAACCAGCCAGGAGTAA
- a CDS encoding glycoside hydrolase family 38 C-terminal domain-containing protein, translated as MHDKHGLIQNRLKRVLVERIVPAIHTPVAALALTAWQVEGGQGEPVDPSLALPGGSPTNGEKYLPFEVGQAWGPAWGTTWIHLTGTVPASAQGQKVELVVDLGFSQSWPGFQAEGLVYXPDGRTVKALNPLNTWIPVAAQAQGGEKIDLYVEAASNPFVFTDNPFIPTALGEKFTAGDAPRYTMARADINIFNTEVWELVQDLEVLDQLQAELDLGNPRRWDILYALERALDAVSLTDIPGTAAAARXQLAGVLAQPANASAHQITAIGHAHIDSAWLWPVRETVRKVARTTSNVVNLLAENPELQFVMSSAQQYEWLAEQRPEVFTKVKAAVAEGRFIPVGGMWVESDTNMVGSEAMARQFTYGQRFXTENFGVQCQEVWLPDSFGYSAALPQIVKQAGAKWFLTQKISWNTVNKFPHHTFNWEGIDGTRVFTHFPPADTYNSQLSGAELAHAVRNFRDKGAAKNSLIPFGWGDGGGGPTREMLARAKRTRNLEGSXXVTIQSPAEFFTAAEAEYXHAPVWKGELYLELHRGTYTSQALTKQGNRRSEHLLREAELWSATAAARXLIEYPYSELDRIWKLVLLNQFHDILPGSSIAWVHREAAEQYAQIAKDLQELIFAAVDALAPLDPQAISELTSEPPTEKDFDTALHFNASXYPRRGIAPLSAGVXGPATAEVTVERDGSNNGEIVLRNGLITVRFGADGVINSIVDVAANRELVPAGQGANLLQLHADFPNMWDAWDIDAFYKNTVTDLRELDSMEVTMLGSQPEITIKRRFRASHITQRVRISPDSKVITVYNEVDWREQETLLKAAFXLDIHADHARFETQYGHIQRATHENTSWDNARFEVCAHRWVHVGEPGFGAAVINDSTYGHDVSRHPGANGSSFTTVRLSLLRGPRXPDPTTDQGPHSFTYGVVVGADVADAVAAGYAMNLPWHGVPGDWTGSPIAPLISTDSQSAIIEAVKLADDRSGDVIVRLYEPLGARAQVTLSASFPVAAVAENNLLEQPYDAGSLTLGASTPDSTESNNPAISLTLRPFQILTLRLQKATS; from the coding sequence ATGCATGACAAACACGGTCTGATCCAAAACCGGCTCAAGCGAGTCCTTGTTGAACGGATTGTCCCAGCCATCCACACTCCCGTGGCCGCGTTGGCCCTGACGGCGTGGCAGGTCGAAGGCGGTCAGGGCGAGCCCGTGGATCCCTCGCTTGCCCTGCCAGGTGGTTCGCCCACCAACGGCGAAAAGTACCTTCCGTTCGAAGTGGGCCAGGCGTGGGGCCCTGCGTGGGGCACCACCTGGATTCATCTCACGGGCACCGTGCCTGCCAGCGCGCAGGGCCAGAAGGTGGAGTTGGTGGTGGACTTAGGTTTCAGCCAGTCCTGGCCCGGGTTTCAGGCCGAAGGGCTCGTGTACNCTCCCGACGGGCGCACCGTAAAGGCGCTGAACCCGTTGAATACGTGGATTCCGGTGGCCGCACAAGCGCAGGGCGGTGAGAAGATCGACCTCTACGTTGAGGCTGCTTCTAACCCCTTCGTCTTTACCGATAACCCGTTCATCCCCACGGCGCTGGGTGAGAAGTTCACGGCAGGTGACGCCCCGCGTTACACCATGGCCCGGGCCGACATCAATATCTTCAACACTGAGGTTTGGGAGCTCGTCCAGGACCTCGAAGTGCTCGATCAGCTCCAGGCCGAGCTGGATTTGGGTAATCCGCGCCGCTGGGACATCCTGTATGCGCTAGAACGCGCGCTCGACGCCGTTTCCCTCACCGATATACCCGGCACGGCGGCCGCGGCCCGGNCCCAGCTGGCCGGAGTGTTGGCGCAGCCGGCCAACGCCAGTGCCCACCAGATCACGGCCATTGGGCACGCCCACATTGACTCGGCGTGGTTGTGGCCGGTGCGTGAGACGGTGCGCAAGGTGGCCCGCACCACCTCCAATGTGGTGAATTTGCTGGCCGAAAACCCCGAACTGCAGTTCGTCATGTCCTCCGCCCAACAATACGAATGGCTAGCCGAGCAACGCCCTGAGGTCTTCACCAAGGTCAAGGCCGCCGTGGCGGAGGGCCGTTTCATCCCGGTGGGCGGCATGTGGGTGGAGTCTGACACCAACATGGTGGGTTCCGAAGCCATGGCCCGCCAATTCACCTACGGTCAGCGCTTTNTCACCGAGAACTTTGGTGTGCAGTGCCAGGAGGTGTGGCTGCCGGATTCCTTTGGTTACTCGGCAGCGCTGCCACAGATTGTGAAGCAGGCTGGCGCCAAGTGGTTCCTGACGCAGAAGATCTCCTGGAACACCGTGAACAAGTTCCCGCACCACACCTTCAACTGGGAGGGGATCGACGGCACCCGCGTATTCACGCACTTCCCGCCCGCGGACACGTACAATTCCCAACTCTCCGGCGCGGAGCTGGCGCACGCCGTGCGGAACTTCCGCGACAAGGGCGCCGCCAAGAATTCGCTTATCCCGTTTGGTTGGGGCGACGGCGGCGGCGGGCCTACGCGCGAAATGCTCGCCCGCGCCAAGCGCACCCGCAATTTAGAAGGCTCCNCCNAAGTCACCATCCAGAGCCCGGCGGAGTTCTTCACGGCCGCAGAGGCCGAATACNCCCACGCCCCCGTGTGGAAGGGCGAGCTCTACCTTGAGCTGCACCGCGGTACGTACACCTCACAGGCGCTGACCAAGCAGGGCAACCGGCGCAGCGAACACCTGCTGCGTGAGGCCGAGTTGTGGAGCGCCACGGCCGCCGCGCGGNGGCTCATCGAGTACCCGTACAGCGAGCTGGATAGGATCTGGAAGCTGGTGCTGCTGAACCAGTTCCACGACATCCTCCCCGGCTCCTCCATTGCCTGGGTGCACCGCGAAGCCGCTGAGCAATACGCCCAGATCGCCAAGGACCTCCAAGAGCTCATCTTTGCGGCGGTGGACGCCTTGGCGCCCCTGGATCCCCAGGCAATCTCGGAGTTGACGTCTGAGCCGCCCACTGAGAAGGATTTCGACACCGCACTGCATTTCAACGCCTCCNCCTACCCGCGCCGCGGCATCGCCCCACTGAGCGCTGGTGTCNCTGGCCCGGCCACCGCCGAGGTGACGGTGGAGCGCGACGGAAGCAACAACGGCGAAATAGTCTTACGCAATGGGCTGATCACCGTCCGTTTTGGCGCGGACGGCGTCATCAATTCCATTGTGGATGTGGCCGCGAACCGCGAGCTGGTGCCGGCTGGTCAGGGCGCCAACCTGTTGCAACTGCACGCCGATTTCCCCAACATGTGGGATGCGTGGGACATTGACGCCTTCTATAAGAACACCGTCACGGACCTCCGCGAGCTGGATTCGATGGAGGTCACCATGCTGGGGAGCCAACCGGAGATCACCATTAAGCGCAGGTTCCGGGCCTCGCACATCACCCAGCGCGTGCGGATCTCCCCGGATTCCAAGGTCATCACGGTCTACAACGAGGTTGACTGGCGGGAGCAGGAGACGCTGCTCAAGGCCGCGTTCNCCCTCGATATCCACGCCGACCACGCCCGTTTTGAGACCCAGTACGGGCACATCCAGCGCGCCACTCATGAGAACACGTCCTGGGACAACGCCCGCTTTGAAGTGTGCGCGCACCGCTGGGTCCACGTGGGCGAGCCCGGATTTGGCGCGGCGGTCATCAACGATTCCACCTACGGCCACGACGTCTCCCGCCACCCCGGCGCCAACGGCTCCAGCTTCACCACCGTGCGCCTGTCGCTGCTGCGCGGGCCGCGTNTTCCCGATCCCACCACGGATCAGGGCCCGCATTCCTTCACGTACGGTGTGGTGGTGGGCGCCGATGTGGCCGATGCCGTGGCTGCGGGCTACGCCATGAACCTGCCGTGGCATGGCGTGCCGGGCGATTGGACCGGTAGCCCCATCGCTCCTCTTATCAGCACTGATTCGCAGTCCGCCATCATCGAGGCCGTCAAACTGGCGGACGATCGCAGTGGCGACGTCATCGTGCGCCTGTACGAGCCGCTCGGGGCACGCGCGCAGGTGACGCTGAGCGCGTCGTTCCCGGTGGCGGCCGTGGCGGAGAACAACCTCCTGGAGCAGCCGTACGACGCCGGTTCCCTCACCTTGGGCGCCAGCACCCCAGACAGCACGGAGTCCAACAACCCCGCTATTTCGTTGACCCTGCGTCCCTTCCAAATCCTCACACTCCGTCTGCAGAAAGCCACTTCATGA
- a CDS encoding glycoside hydrolase family 125 protein: protein MATIFHEGMRNTLETTLTREPDGTTFVITGDIPAMWLRDSCAQMLPXLRFLDSTDGAELYMVLAGLSRRQFQYLAQDSYANAFNKEASGASYDTDDGCEDPWIWERKYEVDSLAFPIWLAHTVWRRTSRTAVFTAEVHSVLRTIVHQLRLEQDHEANSSYRFVRNTELPSETLQREGXGPVSVVTGMTWAGFRPSDDACVYSYNIPGNLFAAAALRQLGEIAVEVYADAELAAEATALAAEISDAVARHGVVAXPSHGDMYAYEVDGLGNALLMDDANMPSLLSLPLTGGIDPEDPLYLATRAFILSPENPFYYAGEHAGGIGSPHTPPGYIWPIALAVQGLTTADAGEKLRLLQCLRDTTGGTGAMHEGFDPNDPAQFTRPWFSWANSMFGELLLDYCGIGAGTDAGLGS from the coding sequence CTGGCCACGATCTTTCACGAGGGCATGCGCAACACCCTGGAAACCACCCTGACGCGCGAGCCCGACGGCACCACCTTCGTCATCACCGGGGACATTCCCGCCATGTGGCTGCGTGATTCCTGCGCACAGATGCTGCCATTNTTGCGCTTCCTGGATTCCACCGACGGCGCCGAACTGTATATGGTGCTGGCCGGGTTGAGCCGGCGCCAGTTCCAGTACCTGGCCCAGGATTCCTACGCGAACGCGTTCAACAAGGAAGCGAGCGGCGCCTCCTATGACACCGACGACGGCTGCGAAGACCCCTGGATCTGGGAACGCAAGTATGAGGTGGACTCTCTGGCCTTCCCCATCTGGCTGGCCCACACCGTGTGGCGGCGCACCTCCCGCACGGCTGTCTTCACGGCCGAAGTCCACTCCGTGCTGCGGACGATTGTGCACCAGCTGCGCCTGGAACAAGACCACGAAGCCAATTCCAGCTACCGCTTTGTGCGCAACACCGAGCTTCCCAGCGAGACGCTCCAGCGGGAGGGANNGGGGCCGGTCTCGGTCGTCACCGGCATGACGTGGGCGGGCTTTAGACCCAGCGACGACGCCTGCGTGTACAGCTACAACATCCCCGGAAACCTGTTCGCCGCTGCCGCCCTGCGGCAGCTNGGGGAGATTGCCGTGGAGGTTTATGCCGACGCCGAACTCGCCGCCGAAGCCACCGCACTGGCCGCGGAGATTTCCGACGCCGTGGCGCGCCATGGCGTGGTGGCCCANCCGTCNCACGGGGACATGTACGCGTACGAGGTGGACGGGCTTGGGAACGCCCTGCTGATGGACGACGCCAACATGCCCAGCCTGCTGTCCCTGCCGCTGACCGGCGGAATCGACCCGGAGGATCCGCTGTACCTGGCCACGCGGGCGTTCATTCTCAGCCCGGAGAACCCGTTTTATTATGCGGGCGAGCATGCGGGCGGGATAGGCTCCCCGCATACCCCGCCAGGCTACATCTGGCCCATCGCGCTCGCCGTGCAGGGGCTTACCACGGCTGATGCGGGCGAAAAGCTGCGGCTGCTGCAGTGCCTGCGCGACACCACCGGCGGTACAGGAGCCATGCACGAGGGCTTTGACCCCAACGATCCCGCCCAGTTCACCCGGCCGTGGTTTTCCTGGGCCAACTCCATGTTTGGTGAACTGCTGTTGGACTACTGCGGCATCGGTGCTGGTACCGACGCCGGGCTCGGGAGCTGA
- a CDS encoding serine hydrolase domain-containing protein produces the protein MTLSQQPGAGVSQGLATEKFAGVRELFDSMLDADPGYSAQLAVXPPGAKVVDLVGGKDSRADSLTGVFSCSKGVAALAFSLLVQDGLIDLDTTVASYWPEFAQKGKATITVRQLLSHQAGLVGVQGGFEMAEYGELAVVAARLAALAPMWRPGSGTFGYHALTMGVFLEQLCLLVSGERLQELYNCRIREPYAADMFLGLPEAYEPRFLPVLFAEEPAGAFLDPGSIAGVSSNVQAGNLLGLPNLRSVRAAGSCSGTGVGSADGLARVYAGAVTGIDGLPAYLTADTIGQMSQEQVWGLDRVXCELGSFAVTFMKANPRMDFGGAQAFGHDGANASLGFADPLYGIGFGYIPAWNEDGGTGGRAMQLSAAVRKALLA, from the coding sequence ATGACACTTTCACAGCAGCCGGGCGCCGGCGTATCCCAGGGTCTGGCCACCGAGAAGTTCGCCGGTGTCCGGGAGCTNTTTGATTCCATGCTCGACGCCGACCCCGGCTACAGCGCGCAGCTGGCCGTCTANCCACCAGGGGCCAAGGTTGTTGACTTAGTGGGTGGGAAGGACTCGAGGGCTGATTCCCTTACAGGNGTGTTTTCCTGCTCGAAGGGCGTAGCTGCGCTCGCCTTCAGCCTGCTGGTCCAGGACGGCTTGATCGACCTTGACACCACAGTGGCCAGCTACTGGCCCGAGTTTGCCCAGAAGGGTAAGGCCACGATCACGGTGCGCCAACTCCTTTCCCACCAGGCGGGGTTGGTGGGCGTCCAGGGCGGTTTTGAGATGGCGGAATATGGCGAGCTCGCCGTCGTGGCCGCGCGTTTGGCCGCTTTGGCNCCCATGTGGCGTCCGGGAAGCGGCACGTTCGGCTATCACGCACTGACCATGGGTGTTTTCCTAGAGCAGCTGTGCCTGCTGGTGAGTGGAGAAAGGCTGCAGGAACTGTACAACTGTCGCATCCGGGAACCGTATGCGGCGGACATGTTCCTGGGCCTGCCCGAAGCATATGAACCGCGTTTCCTGCCGGTACTCTTCGCCGAAGAACCAGCTGGTGCCTTTCTGGACCCTGGCTCCATCGCCGGGGTTTCTAGTAATGTGCAGGCCGGAAACCTGCTGGGACTGCCGAACCTTCGCAGCGTCCGGGCGGCCGGGAGCTGCAGTGGCACTGGTGTGGGTTCCGCAGACGGCCTGGCCCGCGTTTACGCCGGGGCGGTCACCGGCATCGACGGTCTTCCCGCTTACTTGACCGCAGACACCATTGGGCAAATGAGCCAGGAACAGGTGTGGGGCCTGGACCGGGTCTTNTGCGAGCTCGGCTCCTTTGCCGTGACGTTCATGAAAGCCAACCCGCGCATGGATTTCGGCGGTGCCCAAGCGTTCGGGCACGACGGCGCCAACGCCTCCCTCGGCTTCGCCGATCCGTTGTACGGGATTGGCTTTGGCTACATTCCGGCGTGGAACGAGGACGGCGGCACCGGTGGGCGCGCCATGCAACTGAGCGCCGCAGTGCGCAAAGCCCTGCTAGCGTAG